A segment of the Hallerella succinigenes genome:
ATCAAGAAGCCTAAAAGAAGGCCTGCCTGGCAAACGCCTTGAATTGGAATGCCCTGCTTTTTCGGATTTAACAGAATCAAGTCGGCGATGGCGCGGAGGCAGGAATCGTAAATGAGATAGCCGACGACGATGAAGTAAATGTTGTTCAGCGTGATCAGAATTTGGAACAAGTCCGCGGAATCCGTAAGAACGCTAGGAAGTCCGCGGTAGAGAATAATCGCCGGAATAATGTGGGCAAAACGTTCAATCGCATGATGCTTGACGAGCAGATCGTCGAACTGGCCTTTGCTGCGTTTGGCGATTTTTTTGAAAATCGGCATAAAGGTGTAGCGGGAAATGTAAAGCGACATTACGGCGATGCCACAGAGAATTAAAAAGGCTTTGTATTGCTGAAATAATTCTATCATATTTCACAAGATAGAAAATTGCACAGGGTGAAAAGGGTCGCTCCGATGAACGGAAAAATTTCGGGTCTCGGTAGAATTTCTATCTTGCAGGGTCATATGGATTTGAAGAAATTTTCTATTCCGCGTGTGGTAAAGGCTGCGTTACGAGAAGTGATCGTGCCGATTGCGTGCGCACTGATTGTGATTCAGTATGTGATTCAGGCGTTCCAGATTCCGAGTGGATCGATGGAAGATACGCTGCTCACGGGCGATTTTATTTTAGGACTCAAGTTTACCTATGGTTCTCCGGTGCCGTTTACGCATTCGAAGTTCCCAGGCCTTACCGATCCGAAAGTGGGTGATGTCATCATCTTCCGCTATCCGGGGGAACCTGCTTATCCCGATTACGATTATGCGCGTTATACGCATCTCGCCGACGGCTTAATGTTTGGAAACTTCTATTGGGATTCAAAGCCTTTGGAAGGAAATCCGCATCTGGTGCACTTTGGCGACGGTCCCAAGGACTTTATCAAGCGCTGCATTGCGGTTTCGGGCGATACTATCGAAGTGAACCGTGGCGTGCTTTCGCAGAACGGGGTGAAGAATGCGATCCCGGGTAAGGGCAAGTACACGGCTTATTACCGTACAGGGATTGCCCGCGATTCTTTGGAAAAGACTCGCGTGCCAGCTCCGGGAGACGTCATTGATCTCACGCAACTTTCTTTGCCAAGGCTCTGGTGGATCCGCTCCCTGATGATGCAGGAAAATCCGGAAAAGAAGATTGAACTCGAACTGAACCTGTATAAGGATTCTGTCCTCGACAATCAGCATTATTTTGAAAACTTCCGCGTGCCTGTGGAAAATGACCGCGGTCTTTTGCTGAACGTGGTGATGTCGCAGGGGCAGATCGTGGGGCAGGCCATTCATCAGGGTGATACGATTGCGGGGCCTGCAAGCTTTATGCTGTTCAAGCAGTTCGCTCGCACGGGATTTTTGCCTCGCTTTGATCCGAACGCCCATTACAAGGGAATGACGCGCCCGGTGAGCTACGATTATTTCGAGGGTTCGCAGCTTGGCGATCTCGCTTATAACGTTTCGCTGGATTCGACTCTCCGTTTGGAAGTGAACATTCTGGTGGACGGTCAAAAGACGACCGAGTACACGGTGCAGTATCCGGTGTACTTTATGATGGGCGACAACCGCGACAATTCTGCGGACAGCCGCTACTGGGGCTTTGTTTCGAGAAGGAACATCAAGGCAAAGGCGTTTGTCGTGTACTTCTCCTTCGATAATTCGGATGGAAGCTTCTCCTTTGGAAATCCGTTCAGCTGGTTCAAGGTGCCGTTCCAGATTCGTTGGACGCGCATCGGCAAGATCATTCATATGATCGGGGATTAGTCGAAGATGAAGCTTCGAATTCTTGCGCTTTTCTTCTTTGCGTTCGTTCTTTTGAACTGCGCAACTTCCGTCGCTCCGGGTGGCGGTCCAGAAGACAAGTATCCTCCGCGTGTGGCTGGGGTTTATCCGGCGCCGAATTCGACGAACATGCCGCTCGAATTGAATATCCATTTGCAGTTTGACGAATGGATTGCGACGAGCGTACCGCGGAGTGCGGTTATGATTTCCCCTCCGCTCGAAAAGAGACTCAAGTTTGAAGTCGATGGCGACGAACTCTATGTGACGTCTAAGGCACGCCTCGATTCGAATACGACTTATACGGTGACGATTGCAAGCGGTCTCAAGGATTTGCACGGGAATGCGGTGGCGGATCCTTTCCGTTTGACTTTTTCCACGGGTCCGATTATCGATTCGCTTTCGCTGACGGGACGTGCCATGGTAACGGCTTCGATGATCCAGAAAAAACAGTTCCCGACGGTCGGTCTCTTTTTAATCGGAGCAGCGGAACGCGCTTCGCATCATTACTTAGAAAAGTACCGCGATTCGACGCAGACGGTGGAGGCTGATTCGATTCCTAAGCTCACCAAGGAACAGCCGCTCTTTTCGACGCAGACCGATAGCCTTGGAAGATTTCACATGGCAGGTTTAAAGGCGGGACATTACCGAGTCGTCGCCTTCCTCGATGTGAACGGAAACCAAAAGATCGAAACTTCGGCAGAACTCGCCGGCGTAGCGGTGAGCGATTTAAACTTGACCCCGGAATTTGCGGACACGCTCTGGATTCCACTTGCGGACCAGGATACGACTCCGGTTTCCCTCGAAGCGATTACTCAGGTTGGAAAAAACGCTTTGACGGCAAAGTTCTCCAAGAATCTGATGATCGACAGCACGATTCTCGACAAGGAAAATTGCGTTCTCTTGACGGCGGACTCGACCCGCATTCGTCCGACGTGGATCTTCCGTGCGCCACGTAGTGCCGACATGGAATTCGTCTTTGACTCTTTGCCGAACCGAGATTCCTCTTATACATTCCGCTGCGTGACCGGCAAGGATTCTGTGGGACGCATTTTGGATTCTCGCCTCGGTTCGCTTTCAATCGATTGGACGGAGCAGAAGGGCGATACCCTTCCGACGAAGATGATCGCT
Coding sequences within it:
- the lepB gene encoding signal peptidase I, whose amino-acid sequence is MDLKKFSIPRVVKAALREVIVPIACALIVIQYVIQAFQIPSGSMEDTLLTGDFILGLKFTYGSPVPFTHSKFPGLTDPKVGDVIIFRYPGEPAYPDYDYARYTHLADGLMFGNFYWDSKPLEGNPHLVHFGDGPKDFIKRCIAVSGDTIEVNRGVLSQNGVKNAIPGKGKYTAYYRTGIARDSLEKTRVPAPGDVIDLTQLSLPRLWWIRSLMMQENPEKKIELELNLYKDSVLDNQHYFENFRVPVENDRGLLLNVVMSQGQIVGQAIHQGDTIAGPASFMLFKQFARTGFLPRFDPNAHYKGMTRPVSYDYFEGSQLGDLAYNVSLDSTLRLEVNILVDGQKTTEYTVQYPVYFMMGDNRDNSADSRYWGFVSRRNIKAKAFVVYFSFDNSDGSFSFGNPFSWFKVPFQIRWTRIGKIIHMIGD
- a CDS encoding Ig-like domain-containing protein translates to MKLRILALFFFAFVLLNCATSVAPGGGPEDKYPPRVAGVYPAPNSTNMPLELNIHLQFDEWIATSVPRSAVMISPPLEKRLKFEVDGDELYVTSKARLDSNTTYTVTIASGLKDLHGNAVADPFRLTFSTGPIIDSLSLTGRAMVTASMIQKKQFPTVGLFLIGAAERASHHYLEKYRDSTQTVEADSIPKLTKEQPLFSTQTDSLGRFHMAGLKAGHYRVVAFLDVNGNQKIETSAELAGVAVSDLNLTPEFADTLWIPLADQDTTPVSLEAITQVGKNALTAKFSKNLMIDSTILDKENCVLLTADSTRIRPTWIFRAPRSADMEFVFDSLPNRDSSYTFRCVTGKDSVGRILDSRLGSLSIDWTEQKGDTLPTKMIASVPAMNAKNIFPKDSIEITYDKPVADSVLDSLRRVLVLVQNQDTLPVRVLRKDPVRFMVYGDEFFLTDAKVELLERYADSTLSSPDSMTGIRDTIVTKKTRVWVKFETVPKLQLASLSGKIPGGSTDTRVRIRKVDSDRFTTVTCALNGSFQMDDLTEGKYLMEYFRTKDSLDVPYAGKLFQFEYGMPWRALADTLVIERGANVLEADLKGL